The following are from one region of the bacterium genome:
- a CDS encoding structural protein — protein MRVFLVGIILLVGAMIARKNMLPRGIRNNNPGNLRDMGSGWSGQVGRDEKGFCIFATANDGIRAMAQTAISYEIKHQIHTLAAFGDRWAPVSDNPGAKKGEYGARLAKQLGVSPTQQFSVIQNLPKLCAAITVNENGYNPYQLEGLMVASAEALERKGLA, from the coding sequence GTGAGGGTGTTCCTGGTCGGGATCATCCTCCTGGTCGGGGCCATGATCGCGAGGAAGAACATGCTGCCAAGGGGCATCAGGAACAACAACCCGGGGAACCTGCGGGACATGGGTTCCGGGTGGTCCGGACAGGTCGGGCGCGACGAGAAGGGCTTTTGTATCTTCGCCACCGCGAACGACGGGATCAGGGCCATGGCACAGACTGCCATCAGCTACGAGATCAAACACCAGATACACACGCTTGCTGCCTTCGGGGATCGGTGGGCCCCGGTCTCGGACAACCCCGGGGCGAAGAAGGGTGAATACGGGGCACGGCTCGCCAAGCAGCTCGGCGTCAGCCCCACTCAGCAGTTCTCGGTGATCCAGAACCTCCCGAAACTGTGCGCCGCGATCACCGTGAACGAGAACGGATACAACCCATACCAGCTGGAAGGGCTCATGGTGGCAAGCGCCGAAGCCCTGGAAAGGAAAGGACTCGCATGA
- a CDS encoding major capsid protein P2, which produces MRNFPTDVRFNPITNIANSLTTKQTYSTTLPPGYDFRDLFFQLLGGLTVAMIEELRLMANGMIIQRLSATDLNLINLFYNTPAYNTYTTPLLFLPQRRLGIRGGIQSFDKTALALTTGSSKDLAIESTLNAGSYDAQGRGIASVQVEFDINNTPGAGSLQIVPRAQVCDPYPGGPGLLKVIDKFTFNALVGVNTITKNTGLKHGDLLHSMCDALILIPPTANLTDFVMRYNNNEIRRRSSDENLMVQRQDNLRSPQSGMWVIDFLEHGYGDEALLIGPSATNMELDFTSDAAEGITVYQVSLGYMFAQA; this is translated from the coding sequence ATGAGGAACTTCCCGACCGATGTCCGGTTCAACCCCATCACGAACATCGCCAACAGCCTGACCACGAAGCAGACGTACTCCACCACCTTGCCCCCGGGGTACGACTTCCGGGACCTGTTCTTCCAGCTGCTCGGCGGCCTGACCGTCGCCATGATCGAGGAGCTGCGGCTCATGGCGAACGGGATGATCATCCAGCGCCTCAGCGCGACCGACCTGAACCTGATCAACCTGTTCTACAACACCCCGGCGTACAACACCTACACGACGCCCCTGCTGTTCCTCCCGCAGCGGCGCCTGGGCATCCGTGGCGGCATCCAGAGCTTCGACAAGACCGCCCTGGCGCTGACGACGGGGAGCTCCAAGGACTTGGCGATCGAGAGCACCCTGAACGCGGGCTCCTACGACGCGCAGGGGCGCGGGATCGCCTCCGTGCAGGTGGAGTTCGACATCAACAACACCCCCGGCGCGGGCTCGCTCCAGATCGTGCCCCGTGCGCAGGTGTGCGACCCCTACCCGGGCGGCCCCGGGCTCCTGAAGGTGATCGACAAGTTCACCTTCAATGCCCTGGTCGGCGTCAACACGATCACCAAGAACACCGGGCTCAAGCACGGCGACCTTCTCCACTCCATGTGCGACGCCCTGATCCTGATCCCGCCCACCGCGAACCTCACGGACTTCGTGATGCGGTACAACAACAACGAGATCAGGCGGCGCTCGTCCGACGAGAACCTCATGGTGCAGCGCCAGGACAACCTGCGCAGCCCTCAGAGCGGCATGTGGGTGATCGACTTCCTGGAACACGGCTACGGCGACGAGGCCCTGCTGATCGGGCCGTCGGCCACCAACATGGAGCTGGACTTCACCTCCGACGCCGCCGAGGGGATCACCGTCTACCAGGTCAGCCTGGGGTACATGTTCGCCCAAGCCTGA
- a CDS encoding helix-turn-helix domain-containing protein, whose protein sequence is MDSVTVRLKHRVSQAQLAYIMGVSSQTVSRWERGVVTPTLPQIRLMRMIHDTPKINLRTLDEYIAKSLPPLIVAPGLA, encoded by the coding sequence ATGGACTCTGTGACCGTCAGGCTCAAGCACCGTGTATCACAGGCGCAGCTAGCGTACATCATGGGCGTGAGCTCTCAAACCGTGTCCAGGTGGGAGCGCGGCGTCGTGACGCCCACCCTGCCGCAGATCAGACTCATGCGCATGATCCACGACACGCCGAAAATCAACCTTCGGACACTTGACGAGTATATAGCCAAGAGTCTACCGCCGCTCATTGTCGCCCCTGGGCTCGCGTGA